The following coding sequences are from one Campylobacter sp. RM16187 window:
- the epsC gene encoding serine O-acetyltransferase EpsC, giving the protein MIEEIKELVATVGEKDPAANGCCFWAVLINTPGIHAVVFHRFSHFLYVKKFFFTARFISQISRFITGIEIHPGAKIGSRLFIDHGMGVVIGETAEIGDDVTMYHQVTLGGTGKEVGKRHPTVKNGVVIAAGAKVLGAITIGENSKIGANSVVLKDVPDNATVVGIPARVVRINGERIES; this is encoded by the coding sequence ATAATAGAAGAGATAAAAGAGCTGGTTGCCACTGTCGGTGAGAAAGACCCCGCCGCAAACGGGTGTTGTTTCTGGGCGGTGCTCATAAATACACCGGGTATCCACGCGGTAGTTTTTCATAGATTTTCGCACTTTTTATACGTGAAGAAATTCTTTTTTACCGCACGTTTTATCTCTCAAATTTCAAGATTTATAACGGGCATTGAGATACATCCTGGCGCAAAGATCGGCTCAAGGCTCTTTATCGATCACGGTATGGGTGTGGTTATCGGTGAAACCGCCGAGATCGGAGATGACGTGACGATGTATCATCAGGTTACACTTGGAGGCACGGGCAAAGAGGTCGGCAAGCGCCATCCGACCGTTAAAAACGGTGTTGTGATAGCGGCGGGCGCAAAGGTGCTTGGAGCTATAACGATAGGAGAAAATTCAAAAATCGGCGCAAATTCAGTCGTGCTTAAAGATGTGCCAGATAATGCAACGGTTGTCGGCATACCTGCTAGAGTCGTGAGAATAAACGGCGAGAGAATTGAGAGCTAA
- the cysK gene encoding cysteine synthase A, whose product MIYENIIQTIGKTPVVKLNSLKQAGMAEIYAKLEFFNPGGSVKDRIAANMILEMQKDGALKKGDIIVEPTSGNTGIGIAMTASALGYEVVLTMPETMSVERRKILAAYGAKLVLTEGAKGMKGAIEKANELAKQPGYVMLSQFENAYNPQAHVKTTALEIMDDFKELDAFVAGVGTGGTLSGVAKVLKENGYNTQIIAVEPKDSAVISGNPAGAHKIQGIGAGFIPDTLDTSLISAIELVTSEEAFEAARTLAKSEGILLGISGGAALAVSIRTAKRLGDGKKVLFIAPDNGERYLSTALYEA is encoded by the coding sequence ATGATATATGAAAATATAATTCAAACGATCGGAAAGACGCCTGTAGTAAAATTAAACAGTCTAAAGCAAGCCGGTATGGCTGAAATTTATGCTAAGCTTGAGTTTTTCAACCCGGGCGGCTCGGTTAAGGATAGGATCGCTGCAAATATGATCCTTGAGATGCAAAAGGATGGCGCTTTGAAAAAAGGCGATATCATAGTTGAGCCTACAAGCGGAAATACTGGCATCGGCATAGCTATGACGGCAAGTGCGCTTGGATATGAGGTCGTGCTAACTATGCCTGAGACGATGAGTGTCGAAAGGCGTAAAATTTTAGCCGCTTATGGAGCCAAACTTGTGCTAACCGAGGGTGCAAAGGGTATGAAAGGCGCCATCGAAAAGGCTAATGAGCTTGCCAAGCAGCCGGGATACGTGATGCTAAGTCAGTTTGAAAACGCCTATAATCCGCAAGCTCACGTAAAAACTACAGCTCTTGAGATAATGGATGATTTTAAAGAGCTTGACGCGTTTGTGGCGGGCGTTGGCACGGGCGGGACGCTAAGCGGAGTTGCCAAGGTGCTTAAAGAAAACGGCTATAACACACAGATAATCGCAGTTGAGCCAAAGGATTCCGCCGTGATTTCCGGAAATCCGGCAGGTGCACATAAAATTCAAGGCATAGGAGCGGGCTTTATCCCTGATACGCTTGATACTTCGCTTATTAGTGCTATAGAGCTTGTGACAAGCGAAGAGGCGTTTGAAGCGGCTAGGACCTTGGCAAAAAGCGAGGGAATTTTGCTTGGGATCTCTGGAGGTGCGGCTCTTGCGGTATCCATCCGAACTGCAAAAAGACTAGGCGATGGAAAAAAGGTGCTGTTTATCGCGCCTGATAACGGCGAGAGATACCTAAGTACGGCGTTATACGAGGCTTAA
- a CDS encoding 3'-5' exonuclease: MNQKLENLINLLCKQNLSYYEFIAKARQIEEFSSIFDVRDLAMWQILGLDIKRNGSNEIELNTRKRNIDEQTFCVVDIETSGGINSGQIIEIGALKMQNGEEMERFETLVHATFIPENISALTGIRVEDLKGAPSLASVLEKFRLFLADSVFVAHNVKFDYGFVSASFEKFGLGTMLNRKICTIDLARRTIPSLKYGLGALKEVLGIENTHHRAMSDAIAAAEIFKTAVKSTPSSVRYTEDLIEFSKTANTVKRPTASAQTVINFEE, encoded by the coding sequence TTGAACCAAAAGCTAGAAAATCTCATAAACCTCCTTTGCAAGCAAAATTTAAGCTACTACGAATTCATAGCAAAAGCAAGACAGATAGAGGAATTTAGCTCTATCTTTGACGTGCGAGATCTTGCCATGTGGCAAATTTTAGGGCTTGATATAAAGCGAAACGGCTCAAACGAGATAGAGCTAAACACAAGAAAAAGAAACATAGACGAGCAGACGTTTTGCGTTGTGGATATCGAAACGAGCGGCGGCATAAACAGCGGACAGATCATAGAGATAGGTGCGCTTAAAATGCAAAACGGCGAAGAGATGGAGCGCTTTGAAACGCTTGTGCACGCTACTTTTATACCGGAAAACATCTCTGCGCTTACAGGCATAAGAGTAGAAGATCTTAAAGGCGCCCCAAGTCTTGCAAGCGTGCTTGAAAAATTTAGACTTTTTCTTGCAGATAGCGTTTTTGTAGCGCATAATGTCAAATTTGACTATGGATTTGTTAGTGCTAGCTTTGAGAAATTTGGGCTTGGCACTATGCTAAACCGCAAAATTTGCACCATAGATCTAGCGCGTCGAACTATACCGTCGCTTAAATACGGTCTTGGCGCGTTAAAAGAGGTTTTAGGCATAGAAAACACGCACCATAGAGCGATGAGCGATGCGATAGCTGCGGCTGAAATTTTTAAAACCGCGGTTAAAAGCACTCCAAGTTCGGTTAGATACACCGAAGACTTAATAGAGTTTAGCAAGACTGCAAACACGGTTAAAAGACCGACGGCTAGCGCTCAAACCGTGATAAATTTTGAAGAGTAA
- a CDS encoding ATP-binding protein — MIDWSLIHAAVFRRKTGALKAVHEIDFVDLDNLIGMEKQKEQLIANTQNFIDGKEANNAILWGARGCGKSSLVKAVFTKFHNEGLRLIELRSDELEFMVDIIDEVRRTNYKFIIYCDDLSFEAGDTNYKFLKPILEGSIEKAPKNVLIYATSNRRHLISELKSDNEGTNVTSDEIHYAESVDEKISLSDRFGLWISFYQGSFADYLKIVDFYFKDYTGDRQMLHELAKNYSALRASRSGRTAKQFYLSYKEKLL, encoded by the coding sequence ATGATTGATTGGAGCTTGATTCACGCTGCGGTTTTTAGGCGTAAAACAGGGGCTTTGAAGGCTGTGCATGAGATTGATTTTGTCGATCTTGATAACCTTATCGGCATGGAGAAACAAAAAGAGCAGCTAATCGCCAACACGCAAAATTTCATAGACGGCAAAGAGGCTAACAACGCCATTTTGTGGGGTGCAAGAGGGTGTGGCAAGAGCAGCTTGGTAAAGGCTGTTTTTACTAAATTTCATAACGAGGGCTTAAGGCTGATAGAGCTTAGAAGCGATGAGCTTGAATTTATGGTTGATATCATCGATGAGGTTAGAAGAACGAATTACAAATTCATCATCTACTGCGATGATCTGAGCTTTGAAGCTGGCGATACGAACTACAAATTTTTAAAGCCGATTTTAGAAGGCTCGATAGAAAAAGCCCCTAAAAACGTACTTATCTACGCCACTTCAAACCGCCGACATCTAATCAGCGAGCTAAAAAGCGACAACGAAGGCACAAACGTAACTAGCGACGAGATTCATTACGCAGAAAGCGTTGATGAGAAAATTTCGCTATCTGATCGATTCGGTCTGTGGATAAGCTTTTATCAAGGAAGCTTTGCTGATTATCTTAAGATCGTGGATTTTTACTTTAAAGACTACACAGGCGATAGGCAGATGCTACACGAGCTTGCCAAAAACTACTCCGCGCTTAGAGCGAGCAGATCAGGGCGAACCGCAAAGCAGTTTTATCTATCTTATAAAGAGAAGCTTTTGTGA
- a CDS encoding HDOD domain-containing protein — MIKQESIDELIAQIPAIPAILKSCENTLASGDLAKAAAIAKNDLALVEYMRSIINKPIFGFKKEIKDISQIFSALGADRTTDILYSYYVLLTTPKKWKIFNLDTQKFANLQANFMIDWGKILKEIKVDNKDIFKSITIIPSSISVCEKIFSENAENLKHVLRTSGLSYNTILKREIGFDIFEICCKIAEKWQLSNIVVDIFQNLSKQEEQTTITKYIHLLISYELSKPEFANSGFGEMFEFNCNASPKELETFMKAIGYETKN, encoded by the coding sequence ATGATAAAACAAGAAAGTATAGATGAGTTAATCGCTCAAATACCTGCGATTCCGGCTATTTTAAAATCATGTGAAAATACTCTTGCTTCCGGAGATTTAGCCAAAGCAGCTGCTATTGCCAAAAACGATTTGGCATTAGTAGAATATATGCGCTCTATCATCAACAAGCCGATTTTTGGATTCAAAAAAGAGATCAAAGATATATCTCAAATCTTTTCCGCTCTTGGCGCAGATAGAACTACCGATATTTTATACTCTTATTACGTATTACTGACGACACCTAAAAAATGGAAAATTTTCAATCTAGACACACAAAAATTTGCAAATTTGCAAGCCAATTTTATGATCGATTGGGGAAAGATATTAAAAGAAATAAAGGTAGATAATAAGGATATTTTTAAATCCATAACAATAATACCATCAAGCATATCCGTATGTGAAAAAATATTCTCGGAAAACGCAGAAAATTTAAAACACGTATTAAGAACTAGCGGACTTAGCTACAATACGATTTTAAAGAGAGAAATAGGTTTTGATATATTTGAAATATGTTGCAAGATAGCTGAAAAATGGCAGCTAAGCAACATTGTAGTAGATATTTTTCAAAATTTATCCAAACAAGAGGAGCAAACAACAATAACCAAATATATACATTTGCTAATATCATACGAGCTATCAAAGCCGGAATTTGCAAATTCCGGCTTTGGAGAGATGTTTGAGTTTAATTGTAACGCCTCACCTAAAGAGCTTGAGACTTTTATGAAAGCGATAGGGTATGAAACCAAAAATTAA
- a CDS encoding sulfate transporter, protein MKPKIKDNVVIFYPHGFLDGDASKYEIDLATKELIFSKKIECILISLKKVVYFNKIGINSISLTMYEMAKKVYANVAFCDYDETKFKALREMSPQSLNLSFFDSEEIAMLFFGNTEKSTKEKKIILFHENQEQKNQISLKLVGRGYIVYTAKDVNEFKNSAKNYNIKIHLTHININEKTIAVQVRENVVIYKLTGFIDSNFAENFDMSAHNNSLKIGFKFFVFDATKARSANIHGVSFLAKLSISSAEYGATIAICGLSGSNTSEALRNDLEDSGILLYNNVEDFFNDDGSINGGPGMKESMPHNITRNLVQLLPIILETAIDTLSSMAKIKVERGEIFVKTFDFDQKALTGCIGFYGDIDAKILLSLDKSIVQKACAILLQDDKEASLNSAFGNFMIIIGNKILSLLESKKIKVDITMPNVFENYIQDGDTVSKGAFIELVSDGTKGALFLSR, encoded by the coding sequence ATGAAACCAAAAATTAAAGATAATGTAGTCATATTCTATCCTCACGGCTTTTTAGACGGAGATGCCTCAAAATATGAGATAGACTTGGCAACCAAAGAGTTAATCTTTTCAAAAAAAATAGAATGCATACTAATATCGCTTAAAAAAGTTGTCTATTTTAACAAAATAGGCATTAACTCTATCTCATTGACAATGTATGAAATGGCAAAAAAAGTGTATGCCAATGTGGCATTTTGCGACTATGACGAGACAAAATTTAAAGCGCTAAGAGAGATGTCTCCTCAAAGCCTAAATCTATCATTCTTTGATAGTGAAGAGATAGCCATGCTATTTTTTGGAAATACCGAAAAATCAACCAAAGAAAAAAAGATAATCCTATTTCACGAAAATCAAGAGCAAAAAAATCAAATTTCACTAAAGCTTGTCGGAAGAGGCTACATAGTCTATACAGCAAAAGATGTAAACGAGTTTAAAAACTCAGCTAAAAACTATAATATCAAAATTCATTTAACACATATCAATATAAATGAAAAAACCATAGCCGTACAAGTAAGAGAAAATGTCGTTATTTATAAGCTTACGGGCTTTATAGACTCAAATTTTGCCGAAAATTTCGACATGTCGGCTCACAACAACTCTCTTAAAATAGGGTTTAAATTTTTCGTATTCGATGCAACAAAAGCAAGATCGGCCAATATTCACGGTGTAAGCTTTTTAGCCAAACTATCTATATCAAGCGCCGAATACGGTGCCACTATTGCGATTTGCGGACTTAGCGGCTCAAATACATCTGAAGCGCTTAGAAACGACTTGGAAGATTCGGGAATTTTACTATATAATAACGTCGAAGATTTTTTCAATGATGACGGAAGTATAAACGGCGGTCCCGGAATGAAAGAGTCGATGCCACATAACATCACTAGAAATTTAGTTCAATTATTGCCTATCATTTTAGAAACAGCTATAGATACCTTATCCTCTATGGCAAAAATTAAAGTAGAGCGCGGTGAAATTTTTGTTAAAACATTTGACTTCGATCAAAAAGCGCTAACAGGATGCATAGGCTTTTACGGCGATATTGACGCTAAAATTTTACTCTCCCTTGATAAAAGTATAGTACAAAAAGCTTGCGCTATACTTTTGCAAGATGACAAAGAGGCATCATTAAACAGTGCTTTTGGTAATTTTATGATAATAATAGGAAATAAAATTCTATCCTTATTAGAGTCAAAAAAGATAAAGGTAGATATTACGATGCCAAATGTTTTTGAAAACTATATTCAAGACGGCGATACCGTTAGCAAAGGCGCTTTTATTGAGCTTGTTAGTGATGGAACAAAGGGCGCTTTATTTTTAAGTAGATAA
- a CDS encoding glycosyltransferase codes for MKRILFIDTGLECGGGTRSLIFLLKELVKRSSYSISVFFEKDYEIDGKPLSSVIKEIGAEFIVFEEKPQISKIKREILRAFSKENLAKNLYKNDFKFALKLLKSVKADIVYLNNHFSTNLAYIEAANTLGIKVIQHLRKNAEVEKFKLEILKKLKFASISVSNSTHEFYNDQLKIEKNVVYDPVICEQNLEDKSPKDSINLIMSANFLELKGHELVFDALLKLKRNDIRLSLAGGGKFKESTQEKLNRLEKEGKVTNLGFVKNMDKIYSQNDYLLGFSSTEGMPRVVLEALSHGLGAIFSDIDAIREIYEISSNKENFYILKRDSAELLKCLESLKKPTKKVPDKQIIKTFSMDKYIRDIDEILSKI; via the coding sequence GTGAAAAGAATTTTATTTATCGACACGGGTCTTGAGTGCGGAGGCGGAACTAGAAGCCTTATCTTTTTACTTAAAGAGCTTGTAAAAAGAAGCAGCTATAGCATTTCGGTATTTTTTGAAAAGGATTACGAGATAGACGGTAAACCGCTGTCTAGTGTGATTAAGGAGATAGGAGCTGAGTTTATAGTGTTTGAAGAAAAGCCGCAAATTTCTAAGATCAAAAGAGAAATTTTAAGAGCTTTTTCAAAAGAAAATTTGGCTAAAAATTTATACAAAAACGACTTTAAATTTGCACTAAAGCTACTTAAAAGCGTAAAAGCCGATATTGTTTATCTAAATAACCATTTTTCAACAAATTTGGCATATATCGAAGCTGCAAACACTCTTGGTATCAAAGTTATTCAGCATTTAAGAAAAAATGCCGAAGTAGAAAAATTTAAGCTTGAAATTTTAAAAAAGCTTAAATTTGCCTCTATTAGCGTTTCAAATTCGACGCATGAATTTTATAACGATCAATTAAAAATAGAAAAAAATGTTGTTTACGATCCTGTTATTTGCGAGCAAAATTTAGAAGATAAAAGTCCAAAAGATAGTATAAATTTGATAATGAGCGCGAATTTTTTAGAGCTTAAGGGACATGAGCTAGTGTTTGACGCACTACTTAAGCTAAAGCGAAACGATATCAGACTTAGCCTTGCAGGAGGCGGTAAATTTAAAGAAAGCACGCAAGAAAAATTAAATCGTTTAGAAAAAGAGGGCAAAGTAACAAATCTTGGCTTTGTTAAAAACATGGATAAAATTTACTCGCAAAACGACTATCTACTTGGTTTTTCAAGCACAGAAGGTATGCCGCGTGTGGTTTTAGAAGCTCTTAGTCATGGACTTGGAGCGATCTTTTCTGATATTGACGCGATAAGAGAAATTTATGAAATCTCATCCAATAAAGAGAATTTTTATATCCTAAAGCGAGATAGCGCCGAGCTTTTAAAATGTCTTGAAAGCCTTAAAAAACCGACTAAAAAAGTGCCTGATAAACAAATTATAAAAACATTTAGTATGGATAAATATATCCGCGATATAGATGAAATTTTAAGCAAAATTTAA
- the rpe gene encoding ribulose-phosphate 3-epimerase, with translation MYVAPSILSADFGNLRAEIEAICEAGCDLIHIDVMDGHFVPNLTIGPLVVNAVAKAATKPLDIHLMVQNNTFFADLFLPLKPKFLSFHIEEEKHPLRLIDHIRKNGVGPAITLNPHTPIETLEYIINEVDMVLLMSVNPGFGGQKFIPSVLDKARKLREMIERKNAKCMIEVDGGVTGLNVAELDEAGVDIVVAGNYIFSSNSYAEAIRALKLEF, from the coding sequence ATGTACGTTGCTCCGAGTATTTTATCGGCTGATTTTGGAAATTTGAGGGCTGAGATAGAGGCGATCTGCGAGGCCGGATGTGATCTTATACACATTGACGTTATGGACGGGCATTTTGTGCCGAATTTAACTATCGGACCGCTTGTGGTAAATGCTGTCGCAAAGGCTGCTACAAAGCCGCTTGATATACATTTGATGGTGCAAAATAACACATTTTTTGCCGACCTTTTCTTGCCGCTTAAGCCGAAATTTTTAAGCTTTCATATCGAAGAAGAAAAGCACCCGTTAAGGCTCATAGATCATATCAGAAAAAACGGTGTAGGTCCTGCTATCACGCTAAATCCACACACGCCGATAGAAACGCTTGAATATATCATAAACGAAGTTGATATGGTGCTTTTAATGAGCGTAAATCCCGGCTTTGGCGGGCAAAAATTCATCCCTTCGGTGCTTGATAAAGCTCGCAAACTACGCGAGATGATAGAGCGCAAAAACGCAAAATGCATGATAGAAGTTGACGGCGGAGTTACGGGACTAAACGTAGCCGAACTTGACGAAGCAGGCGTTGATATCGTGGTTGCTGGCAATTATATATTTTCATCAAACTCTTATGCCGAGGCTATAAGAGCGCTAAAGCTTGAGTTTTGA
- a CDS encoding 3-methyladenine DNA glycosylase, whose product MRSEELLIALLNAGIKADLEDELWWPNSRSFEVVVGAILVQNTAWKNAQKALDNLKNSGNLTLERLANLDTASIAIMIKPSGFYNTKAKRLSTLCKAIYEEFGSFESFKQNVSREWLLGIRGIGAETCDAILCYACEREVMCVDSYALRILAHFGYEFESYEEAREWFEDIDTSAVCKAYGRELSLNQIFARYHGKIVEFGKAHFKGKKIDEAGVTLLEELR is encoded by the coding sequence TTGAGAAGTGAAGAACTCTTAATAGCGCTTTTAAACGCTGGCATTAAAGCGGATTTAGAAGATGAGCTTTGGTGGCCAAATTCTCGTAGCTTCGAAGTGGTTGTAGGTGCAATTTTAGTGCAAAATACTGCATGGAAAAACGCTCAAAAAGCGCTTGATAATCTAAAAAATAGCGGAAATTTAACTCTTGAACGCTTGGCAAATTTAGACACGGCGAGCATTGCGATTATGATTAAGCCAAGCGGATTTTATAACACCAAAGCAAAGAGGCTAAGCACGCTTTGCAAGGCGATTTACGAGGAATTTGGCAGCTTTGAGAGCTTTAAACAAAACGTGAGCAGAGAGTGGCTACTTGGAATTAGAGGCATAGGCGCTGAGACTTGCGACGCGATACTTTGCTATGCTTGCGAGCGTGAAGTGATGTGCGTGGATAGCTACGCACTTAGGATTTTAGCTCATTTTGGATATGAATTTGAAAGCTACGAAGAGGCGCGAGAGTGGTTTGAGGATATCGATACAAGCGCGGTTTGCAAAGCTTACGGCAGAGAGCTTAGTCTGAATCAAATTTTTGCTCGCTATCACGGCAAGATAGTTGAGTTTGGCAAAGCTCACTTCAAAGGAAAAAAGATCGATGAAGCGGGAGTTACTTTGCTTGAAGAGTTGAGGTAG
- a CDS encoding TIGR00282 family metallophosphoesterase, with amino-acid sequence MRAGFIGDIVGRAGRKIVAENVKKMRDKFGLDFVIANCENASGGFGLSAQNAAELLECGIDAITGGNHSFDKKEIGLLMDSLPIIRPYNHFAGTAGKGVINLKRGEASLSVINLMGHYAMPHTNNAFLEVQNALKECESQNILIDFHAEATSEKNAIFGYLNGQISAIFGTHTHVGTDDLQILNHTAYASDVGLSGAFDGVIGMDKEAPIKTFLTGFKHSFKVNEKCRRIFQMIVFECEEGRCVDAFKVRVIDGIDDMQVQKALKFDK; translated from the coding sequence GTGAGAGCGGGATTTATAGGCGATATCGTAGGGCGAGCCGGTCGTAAGATCGTCGCTGAAAACGTTAAAAAGATGCGGGATAAATTTGGGCTTGATTTCGTCATCGCAAACTGCGAAAATGCAAGCGGGGGCTTTGGACTAAGCGCTCAAAACGCAGCCGAGCTGCTAGAGTGCGGTATAGACGCGATAACCGGTGGCAATCACAGCTTTGATAAAAAAGAGATCGGATTACTTATGGACAGTTTGCCGATCATTCGTCCATATAATCACTTCGCAGGCACTGCTGGCAAAGGCGTGATAAATTTAAAAAGAGGCGAAGCAAGCTTGAGTGTCATAAATTTGATGGGTCATTACGCTATGCCCCACACAAATAACGCCTTTTTAGAGGTGCAAAACGCGCTAAAGGAGTGCGAGAGCCAAAACATACTTATTGATTTTCACGCTGAAGCCACGAGCGAGAAAAACGCCATATTTGGCTATCTAAACGGGCAGATTAGCGCGATATTTGGTACGCATACTCATGTCGGAACTGATGATTTGCAAATTTTAAACCATACCGCTTATGCAAGCGATGTTGGCTTAAGCGGTGCTTTTGATGGAGTTATCGGCATGGATAAAGAAGCTCCTATAAAGACCTTTTTAACGGGCTTTAAGCACTCTTTTAAGGTGAATGAAAAGTGCAGGCGGATCTTTCAGATGATAGTTTTTGAGTGCGAAGAGGGCAGGTGCGTGGATGCTTTTAAGGTTAGGGTGATAGACGGCATAGATGATATGCAAGTGCAAAAGGCACTTAAATTTGATAAGTAG